One genomic segment of Hordeum vulgare subsp. vulgare chromosome 2H, MorexV3_pseudomolecules_assembly, whole genome shotgun sequence includes these proteins:
- the LOC123430298 gene encoding psbP domain-containing protein 2, chloroplastic, with amino-acid sequence MPLVGSPRHGPPLKLAGRAQRRPPPRTIAPKCDISSPPPRLTRRAVSAASLLLTALPFPASSPQLPAASASETEAEVGEGEGGAPALELERYTDQDQGFTLLKPASWPKVEKAGATALFQQEGKGSNNIGVVVNPVRLSSLTDFGTPQFVAERLLQAEKKKESTKSAEVISTGERSGHDGLTVYEIEYSLDSTRGGMKRIFSAAFVASRKLYLLNVAYSDTEEKPLDKHTRLVFEEVLHSFDSV; translated from the exons ATGCCACTCGTCGGTAGCCCTCGCCACGGCCCGCCGCTGAAGCTCGCCGGCCGCGCCCAGCGCCGGCCTCCGCCCCGCACCATTGCGCCCAAATGCGAcatctcctcccctcctccgcgCCTAACCAGGAGGGCCGTTTCCGCCGCCTCGCTGCTCCTCACCGCCCTCCCTTTCCCCGCCTCGTCACCCCAACTCCCGGCAGCCTCGGCATCGGAAACGGAGGCAGAAgtcggggaaggagaaggaggcgcaCCAGCGTTGGAGCTGGAACGGTACACTGACCAGGACCAGGGGTTCACCCTCCTCAAGCCGGCCTCATGGCCCAAG GTGGAAAAGGCGGGCGCGACGGCGCTGTTCCAGCAAGAGGGGAAGGGGAGCAACAATATTGGGGTCGTCGTCAACCCTGTCCGCCtctcctcactgacggatttcggtACACCGCAGTTCGTCGCAGAAAGGCTTCTACAGGCAGAGAAGAAAAAG GAAAGTACCAAATCTGCAGAGGTGATTTCTACCGGAGAGAGATCGGGCCATGATGGCTTGACAGTGTACGAAATCGAGTACTCACTGGATAGCACCAGGGGAGGGATGAAGCGGATCTTCTCGGCAGCGTTTGTTGCTTCCAGAAAGCTCTATCTGCTCAATGTAGCCTATTCTGATACTGAGGAGAAGCCCTTGGACAAGCACACTAGACTTGTTTTCGAGGAAGTCCTTCATTCCTTTGATTCTGTATAG